From Corvus moneduloides isolate bCorMon1 chromosome 4, bCorMon1.pri, whole genome shotgun sequence, one genomic window encodes:
- the LOC116442432 gene encoding forkhead box protein D5-A-like — protein MSEDSSENNEGSLDICTVREKEEGKLAQGITPRISSSHIHAKKGLPVTADEGRFLDKPPLSYIALIAKAILSSPTNKLNLAAIYKYIEDNFPFYKNKGRGWRNSVRHNLSLNDCFIKVGRCEDGKGNYWSIHPSNLNDFVHGDFRQHRRSRKRGHQKEVEHCLAVNYFMPWRHYSSCPAPGWLYQTHYFPDPLWKLLYADRLQFVHEYQKWNVDSDLIMRNFSPQLQTEKPHSSSGDWFYGSPATSVMQQNIFLNIQPSFPNSLLFFSQKQHQSEAFRHICKY, from the coding sequence ATGAGTGAAGACTCTTCTGAAAACAATGAAGGAAGTCTAGACATCTGTAcagtaagagaaaaagaagaaggaaaactggCTCAAGGGATTACACCCCGAATTTCCAGCTCTCACATACATGCCAAAAAGGGTCTTCCTGTGACTGCAGATGAAGGAAGATTTCTGGATAAACCACCTCTGTCATACATAGCTTTGATTGCAAAGGCAATACTTTCTTCCCCCACAAACAAACTGAATTTAGCTGCTATCTACAAATACATTGaagataattttcctttttacaagAATAAAGGTCGAGGTTGGAGGAACAGTGTAAGGCACAACCTTTCACTAAATGATTGTTTCATCAAGGTGGGAAGATGTGAGGATGGCAAAGGAAACTACTGGAGTATCCACCCATCAAACTTAAATGACTTTGTTCACGGGGACTTCAGGCAACATCGAAGGTCACGAAAGCGAGGGCACCAAAAGGAGGTAGAGCACTGCCTTGCTGTGAATTATTTCATGCCATGGAGACACTATTCTTCCTGCCCAGCACCAGGCTGGCTTTACCAAACACACTATTTTCCGGACCCACTGTGGAAACTTCTGTATGCTGACAGACTACAGTTTGTGCATGAATACCAAAAGTGGAATGTTGACAGTGATTTAATCATGAGGAACTTTTCACCTCAACTACAAACTGAAAAACCACACAGCTCTTCTGGGGACTGGTTTTATGGATCTCCTGCTACTTCAGTTATGcagcagaatattttcctaaatattCAGCCGAGTTTCCCTAATtcccttttattcttttctcaaAAACAGCACCAAAGTGAAGCATTCAGACACATCTGTAAGTACTAG